A genomic stretch from Desulfurococcaceae archaeon MEX13E-LK6-19 includes:
- a CDS encoding anion permease has translation MILLLLYLGIILYKPLILVKTPWLIDYRSITMIMTLMLISRGLEFSGYITILAHRITTCCGGLEKLNILIIIFSMFIAAVLMNDTALFILMPLVLAIAKIIRIDPTKIIVLTVIAVNIGSALTPIGNPQNIIIWQYYDINVVDFMKYTFTVFLPAIVFLIIYTLAIMPKKEFKKPQTPPLIKRDPVLALLSLTLLILTVIAAEENYTLIALLIAIISYGIYRREIIKGLDYVLVMIFVMMFIDFRSIVFILNIVPSNIPSLLFIESVLLSQIVSNVPATIILLGCDWHILLLGVNVGGVGFIAGSLANFIALRLTGINIKDFHKITLPYFAVLVIFYYIMALLGFI, from the coding sequence ATGATATTACTTCTTCTTTATTTGGGTATTATACTATACAAGCCATTGATCTTGGTTAAAACTCCTTGGCTCATAGACTATAGGTCAATAACTATGATAATGACTCTAATGCTTATATCAAGAGGCTTAGAGTTTTCAGGATACATTACTATACTAGCCCATAGGATCACTACGTGTTGTGGTGGGTTGGAGAAACTGAATATACTCATAATAATTTTCTCCATGTTTATTGCTGCAGTATTAATGAATGATACAGCTTTATTTATACTTATGCCTCTAGTACTGGCGATAGCTAAGATCATTAGGATAGATCCCACTAAAATAATAGTGCTCACGGTAATAGCAGTCAATATAGGATCAGCGTTAACGCCAATTGGTAATCCACAGAACATAATCATATGGCAGTATTATGATATCAATGTAGTAGATTTCATGAAGTACACGTTTACCGTATTTCTACCCGCAATAGTTTTCTTGATAATCTACACGCTAGCTATTATGCCGAAGAAAGAGTTTAAGAAACCGCAGACACCTCCCTTGATAAAAAGGGATCCCGTCTTAGCATTGTTATCGCTTACACTACTCATATTAACAGTTATTGCTGCTGAGGAAAACTATACATTAATAGCATTACTTATTGCCATCATATCCTATGGTATCTATAGAAGAGAAATCATTAAGGGACTTGACTACGTGCTTGTTATGATTTTTGTAATGATGTTCATTGATTTCCGTAGCATAGTATTTATCCTTAATATTGTTCCCAGTAATATTCCGTCATTATTATTTATTGAATCAGTCTTGCTGAGCCAAATAGTCAGTAATGTTCCTGCAACAATAATTCTTCTTGGCTGCGACTGGCATATACTACTACTTGGAGTTAATGTAGGAGGAGTAGGTTTCATAGCGGGTTCTCTAGCAAACTTCATAGCATTGAGATTAACCGGGATTAACATAAAAGATTTCCATAAGATAACACTACCGTACTTTGCTGTTCTTGTTATATTCTACTACATAATGGCATTACTCGGGTTTATCTAA
- a CDS encoding DNA double-strand break repair nuclease NurA, which translates to MSEEPFEEEFIPLTSEGEPLTSIVFKGVKEEARKIIEFLKTDLLLEKRDYYRNILSNNGMLRKIIQRNYTKYCCLALDTSFTSPPLELTGGKLLVITRSHVFYGCRETGSIERTSTVGYVKFIQENETIGTPYSKIIEREFVVNVLKEKKNGRQEVDLVMLDGELFPRIPPGYVGRKSSESLIIKAYNRVLDLTQEMLELAEETSTIIVGIVKRVYGRDLQVVLGDPNIKINDKAFSTFILDNGEWINIGSYSEIAVSLSEYIRNYARNLEPRSLRSLNERLAWITRVIDCAPKTGDIRVAVYKAENPTYFMIATKIEALVPSGKQLDEIISYLSRITGVNGVPHPIDIVDSMGIIKRELLYLVQQQLYSELTSTMKNNKLALSIAGLTNPEKMTRVGFR; encoded by the coding sequence TTGAGTGAAGAACCTTTCGAGGAAGAATTCATACCACTAACTAGTGAAGGCGAGCCCCTGACATCCATAGTATTCAAGGGCGTTAAAGAAGAAGCACGCAAGATAATAGAGTTCCTCAAAACAGATCTACTGCTAGAGAAAAGAGACTATTATAGGAATATTCTATCAAATAATGGCATGTTAAGAAAAATTATACAACGTAATTATACAAAATACTGTTGCCTAGCACTTGATACAAGCTTTACTTCACCACCACTAGAACTCACTGGCGGCAAACTCCTTGTGATCACAAGATCCCATGTGTTCTATGGATGTAGGGAAACAGGGTCTATAGAGAGAACCAGTACCGTGGGTTATGTTAAGTTTATACAAGAGAACGAGACCATAGGAACACCGTACTCCAAGATCATTGAAAGAGAGTTTGTAGTAAATGTCCTGAAAGAAAAGAAGAATGGGCGACAAGAAGTAGATCTAGTAATGCTTGACGGCGAATTGTTTCCAAGAATCCCGCCTGGTTATGTTGGTAGGAAAAGTAGTGAAAGCCTCATTATAAAAGCGTATAATCGTGTACTAGATCTAACGCAGGAAATGCTTGAACTAGCTGAGGAAACAAGTACTATTATTGTCGGTATAGTCAAGAGAGTTTATGGCAGGGATCTCCAGGTAGTGCTAGGTGATCCAAACATTAAGATTAATGACAAAGCGTTTTCTACATTCATACTTGATAATGGTGAATGGATTAACATAGGTTCTTACTCGGAAATAGCTGTTAGCTTGAGCGAGTACATAAGAAACTATGCAAGAAATCTTGAGCCCCGGTCACTAAGATCTCTTAATGAACGACTTGCCTGGATAACTCGTGTGATTGATTGTGCGCCGAAAACAGGTGATATCAGAGTAGCTGTCTATAAGGCGGAGAACCCAACATACTTCATGATAGCCACAAAGATCGAGGCATTAGTACCTAGTGGGAAACAGTTGGATGAAATCATATCGTATTTATCTAGGATAACTGGTGTCAACGGTGTCCCTCATCCTATAGATATAGTGGACTCCATGGGTATAATAAAGAGGGAACTATTGTATCTCGTACAGCAACAACTATACTCAGAATTAACAAGCACAATGAAGAACAACAAGCTGGCCTTGAGTATTGCTGGGTTAACTAACCCAGAGAAAATGACTAGAGTTGGTTTCAGATGA
- a CDS encoding molybdopterin molybdotransferase MoeA: MGDVLERLYKYMDPREAVNVLASGLGPIGVEEVDIRNAVGRILAEDIVASTSRPWTDLSHVDGFAVRSVDTSTASSRSPVKLKIVRNVDSRNAHNYKIKEGEAVFVETGYPVPEGADAVYPIESVRVGEDFILVFRPARSGENIIHKGSDVKTGTLIAQRGTRITPLLQKLLIDLGIPCVKVYKKPRVAIVPTGDEIVDEVVAVSTGKIPMSSAYLLRNVLEYWGCSISSVVKARDEPREIINVIDSLLEGNDIIVSIGGVSMGPKDYSWITLYKHYKPEKYVRGIKVHPGRSTSGLRVNDKIVVNLPGLPQSTISGLIFLLLPIITRLQGGNEFKLPYIDVLLKETIEVKAYPAFYRVRLAEIDYETMEAIVHAKTESYNVYPLVKADGFTVIPPRKTIVEKGSNIKVFYLEPLFSFSKTSILTKDNVV, from the coding sequence ATGGGTGATGTTTTAGAGAGGCTATACAAATACATGGATCCTCGTGAAGCTGTTAATGTGCTTGCTTCAGGACTTGGCCCTATTGGTGTCGAGGAAGTTGATATCAGGAACGCTGTTGGACGCATACTTGCGGAAGATATCGTTGCGTCTACTTCAAGGCCATGGACTGACTTAAGTCATGTCGATGGATTTGCTGTACGTAGCGTTGATACATCAACAGCTTCATCGAGAAGCCCTGTTAAACTAAAGATTGTGAGAAACGTTGATTCAAGAAATGCCCATAACTATAAGATCAAGGAGGGTGAGGCTGTTTTTGTTGAAACAGGATACCCTGTTCCAGAAGGTGCTGATGCTGTTTATCCTATTGAATCCGTTAGGGTGGGAGAAGACTTCATACTAGTCTTTAGGCCTGCGAGAAGCGGCGAGAACATTATTCACAAGGGAAGCGATGTTAAAACAGGTACGCTTATTGCACAACGAGGTACAAGAATCACTCCTTTGCTCCAGAAGCTACTCATAGACCTGGGTATACCTTGTGTCAAAGTATATAAGAAGCCTAGAGTAGCTATCGTGCCAACTGGCGACGAGATTGTTGATGAAGTAGTGGCTGTTTCCACCGGAAAAATACCAATGTCTTCCGCGTATCTCCTCAGGAATGTTCTTGAGTACTGGGGTTGCAGTATATCCAGTGTAGTCAAGGCTAGGGATGAACCAAGAGAGATTATTAATGTGATCGATAGTCTTCTCGAAGGAAATGATATCATTGTGAGTATTGGCGGGGTGTCAATGGGACCTAAAGACTACTCTTGGATAACACTATACAAGCACTATAAGCCCGAAAAGTATGTACGTGGGATCAAAGTACACCCTGGTAGATCAACAAGCGGCTTAAGAGTCAATGATAAAATCGTTGTAAACCTACCCGGATTACCGCAATCAACTATAAGCGGGCTGATTTTCCTTCTCCTCCCAATAATAACGAGGCTACAAGGCGGGAACGAGTTCAAACTGCCATATATTGATGTTTTGCTGAAAGAAACAATAGAAGTCAAGGCATATCCGGCCTTTTATAGAGTCCGGCTAGCTGAAATAGACTACGAGACTATGGAAGCTATAGTGCATGCTAAAACTGAATCCTACAATGTATACCCGCTCGTCAAAGCAGATGGGTTCACAGTGATCCCGCCAAGAAAAACTATTGTCGAGAAAGGAAGCAATATAAAAGTATTCTATTTAGAGCCCTTGTTCTCTTTCTCAAAAACATCTATATTAACAAAAGATAATGTAGTTTAA
- a CDS encoding PH domain-containing protein, whose product MFELKEREFKPSPKMKTIYWLYSLWYFIPVLLLILAFGAASVEPVVSRHGLDLTSRQVVETIMMNILIPIIVFVLIPALIFGIWVSLYYKSILFRVEEDHVYSRKGIWWVKEKRVPYNLISEVRLRQGPLQRRLGLANIDIFTPATGVQRPELSLFQIDALRAQEVLSYLRYKTGILSSKERKVIEEDMLKELREIRRLLEEILDRL is encoded by the coding sequence TTGTTCGAACTTAAAGAAAGAGAGTTCAAGCCATCACCTAAGATGAAGACAATATACTGGCTTTACTCGTTATGGTACTTTATACCAGTACTACTGTTAATACTAGCCTTCGGTGCTGCAAGCGTTGAACCTGTTGTATCACGTCATGGTCTCGATTTAACATCTAGACAAGTAGTCGAAACAATAATGATGAATATACTCATCCCCATTATAGTCTTCGTACTAATACCAGCACTAATATTTGGGATATGGGTGAGTCTATACTACAAGAGTATACTATTCAGAGTAGAAGAAGATCATGTGTATTCGCGTAAGGGGATATGGTGGGTTAAAGAAAAACGTGTACCATACAACTTGATTTCAGAAGTAAGATTACGACAGGGTCCTCTACAGAGAAGACTAGGTCTAGCAAACATAGATATTTTCACACCAGCAACAGGTGTACAACGTCCAGAATTATCACTATTCCAGATAGACGCTCTTCGTGCCCAAGAGGTACTATCTTATTTACGGTACAAGACAGGGATCTTGTCCAGCAAGGAACGCAAAGTTATTGAAGAGGATATGCTTAAAGAGCTAAGGGAGATCAGGAGGTTACTTGAAGAAATACTTGATAGACTATAA
- a CDS encoding ATP-binding protein produces the protein MKLIGLIASGSTTAYAPVIIWDQVEHYAKEEQLVLVDDTRRNIKYLGVLRLIKRFEPFLDTKKRTSYVDNPDLVETGTLPHSSGYVSIIGVVSGNGLSEAQLPPNPGSRVYVIESPSDLELGLGEGLVVGVHKYSGIEIPLDARGIPYHVGVVGATGTGKSRLVKAFIDEVLAKTNYNVIVFDHTGMDYTRFYKEHVVEGSRIVLDISLITDMILYRTGLNRNTYEPYVMVSLLAYLYDYLRRNKPELLAEISGTGSGQQKLVPQIPSFDDFLNNIDYSRLQEILARENIVWDINWFKKQSVLMLQRMRAKDSSKIRLGIAIDLYLGKQFFESLSKRDLLPQDIVDKATSDRLVVIDLSTEDLEARRYIVSSVINELWRRIEEKREPINTLVVIDEAHNYACRNCGASHRAITRIAREGRKWGLGVLLATQRIIDIDPEIRGNINTWFFSKLQTPGDFNELKGYMDMSGISENTLAILGKREFFVAGLMNPFKMPILVKVKEVE, from the coding sequence TTGAAACTCATAGGTCTTATAGCTAGTGGTTCGACAACAGCTTATGCTCCAGTAATTATCTGGGATCAAGTAGAACACTATGCTAAAGAAGAGCAGCTGGTATTAGTCGATGATACACGTAGGAACATAAAGTATCTTGGTGTTCTTCGTTTAATAAAACGTTTTGAGCCTTTTCTCGACACCAAGAAGAGAACTAGTTATGTAGACAACCCCGATCTCGTAGAGACAGGTACTTTACCCCATAGCTCTGGCTATGTCTCGATTATAGGTGTTGTATCCGGGAACGGTTTATCGGAAGCACAGCTCCCACCCAACCCGGGGTCTAGAGTATACGTGATAGAATCTCCTTCCGATCTAGAGTTAGGGCTCGGCGAAGGTCTTGTTGTTGGCGTACATAAGTATAGTGGCATAGAAATACCATTGGATGCTCGAGGCATCCCTTACCATGTTGGCGTTGTTGGTGCCACGGGTACTGGTAAGTCAAGACTAGTAAAAGCATTTATAGACGAAGTATTAGCTAAGACAAACTATAATGTCATAGTCTTCGATCACACTGGCATGGACTACACTAGATTCTATAAAGAACACGTGGTAGAGGGCTCACGTATAGTCCTAGATATAAGCCTCATAACAGACATGATCTTGTACAGAACAGGACTTAACAGGAATACTTATGAGCCCTACGTGATGGTTTCACTGCTTGCATATCTCTACGATTACCTCCGTAGAAATAAACCTGAACTACTAGCAGAAATCTCGGGTACTGGTTCTGGTCAACAGAAGCTCGTGCCGCAAATTCCTTCTTTTGATGACTTCCTCAACAATATTGATTACTCTAGACTCCAGGAGATACTGGCCAGAGAAAATATTGTGTGGGATATAAACTGGTTCAAGAAACAATCAGTTCTCATGCTCCAGAGAATGAGGGCAAAAGATAGCTCTAAAATAAGGCTGGGCATAGCTATAGACTTATACCTGGGTAAACAATTCTTTGAATCACTCAGTAAACGTGATCTATTGCCACAGGATATAGTTGACAAAGCTACCAGTGATAGACTAGTAGTCATTGACTTGAGTACAGAGGATCTAGAGGCACGTAGATACATAGTCTCTTCTGTTATAAACGAGCTATGGAGACGTATAGAAGAGAAACGGGAACCAATCAATACTCTCGTGGTCATAGATGAGGCTCACAACTATGCTTGCAGGAATTGCGGAGCATCACATAGAGCCATAACCAGGATCGCTAGGGAAGGACGTAAGTGGGGTCTAGGAGTCCTCTTGGCTACACAGAGAATCATAGATATAGACCCAGAGATCAGGGGCAACATCAACACATGGTTCTTCAGTAAACTCCAGACACCAGGAGACTTCAATGAGCTCAAAGGCTACATGGACATGTCGGGTATAAGCGAGAACACATTAGCTATTCTAGGTAAGCGGGAATTCTTTGTGGCAGGGCTCATGAACCCGTTTAAGATGCCGATACTCGTTAAGGTGAAAGAGGTTGAGTGA
- a CDS encoding PH domain-containing protein, with translation MGKLKAPSWVVLSPYERVIWIGRRSLRSMMKLSATMVLFFILSIASFVLFPLIEPLINEYILSRISIPAMFIRIGLSGILFLIGLILLIKIMLIRISNEYVLTTKEIYVKKGIFSRKIDTIDLNWIKGVEIIQTPLGRLLNYGTLEILAPGADKKGITLIRIDGVADPIGVKRLIEKAMMKLTEIKEIEEELIKLKEKFDIGEIDEKTYKELKAKLEKELEKILLE, from the coding sequence TTGGGAAAACTCAAAGCACCTTCATGGGTTGTATTGAGCCCCTATGAGAGAGTTATCTGGATCGGTAGGAGAAGCCTAAGGTCTATGATGAAGCTCTCTGCCACAATGGTGTTATTCTTTATACTATCCATAGCAAGCTTCGTTTTATTCCCATTAATTGAGCCATTAATCAACGAGTATATTCTATCGAGAATAAGTATCCCAGCAATGTTCATAAGAATAGGGTTGTCAGGAATACTATTCCTCATAGGTTTAATTCTATTGATCAAAATAATGCTGATCAGGATTAGCAACGAATATGTGTTAACAACAAAGGAAATCTATGTAAAGAAAGGTATTTTCTCTAGGAAAATAGATACAATAGACCTCAATTGGATCAAGGGTGTAGAGATCATACAAACACCACTTGGTAGACTACTAAATTATGGCACATTAGAGATACTTGCACCAGGAGCCGATAAGAAAGGCATCACACTCATAAGGATCGATGGAGTGGCTGACCCTATAGGTGTCAAGAGGCTCATAGAGAAAGCCATGATGAAACTTACGGAAATAAAAGAGATTGAAGAAGAACTCATTAAGTTAAAGGAAAAATTTGACATAGGAGAAATAGACGAAAAAACCTATAAGGAATTAAAAGCAAAGCTTGAAAAAGAACTAGAAAAGATATTGCTAGAATAA
- a CDS encoding thiamine ABC transporter substrate-binding protein: MRREYLAVIILAIVIIVSTLGYLYITGWFTPKKEDIVVVYTYESLLAWGPDPNKTWDKVFGGFERTYGIKVKVVKFSDAGEMLAKVIEEVKSGKVEADVVIGLDNIQIIKAKKEGVLEPYTPSNIDEIYDWLIEAYDPDHYAIPYDYGLIAFVYDTKYINETTMENITFESFYDPELGGTLIVEDPRTSSTGLSFLLYQITVYEKYLGKDWREWWEKVKPRVEKSWGDAYDRFLNEEYHIVVSYATDPAYSMFFYNSTRYSAALVKYNGKLLGWLQIEGIGIVKGAPHKEAAKKFVEWFLSKEVQEEIPLNNWMYPANKYAKLPDVYKYAIDMNQVEVVNIKMPSSEIAENLDTWINEWVDIMSS, translated from the coding sequence GTGAGACGCGAGTATCTGGCAGTAATAATCCTCGCTATAGTGATTATTGTATCTACACTAGGATACCTCTATATAACAGGATGGTTTACGCCAAAGAAAGAAGACATTGTAGTAGTCTATACATATGAGAGCCTGCTGGCGTGGGGTCCTGACCCGAATAAGACATGGGATAAAGTATTTGGTGGCTTCGAGAGAACCTATGGTATTAAGGTGAAGGTTGTTAAGTTCAGTGATGCTGGTGAAATGCTTGCCAAGGTTATTGAGGAAGTTAAGTCCGGCAAAGTCGAGGCTGATGTTGTAATTGGTCTCGATAACATACAGATCATTAAGGCCAAGAAGGAAGGAGTACTAGAACCCTACACACCATCTAACATTGATGAAATATATGATTGGCTTATAGAAGCCTATGACCCAGACCACTATGCCATACCATACGACTATGGCTTAATAGCATTCGTCTATGACACCAAGTACATTAACGAGACTACTATGGAGAACATTACCTTCGAGAGCTTCTATGACCCAGAGCTAGGAGGTACACTCATAGTAGAGGATCCAAGGACGAGCAGTACTGGGCTAAGCTTCCTGTTATACCAGATAACAGTATATGAGAAGTATCTTGGTAAAGACTGGAGGGAGTGGTGGGAGAAAGTAAAACCACGTGTAGAGAAAAGCTGGGGAGACGCCTACGACAGGTTCCTCAATGAAGAATACCATATCGTTGTGAGCTATGCTACTGATCCAGCATACTCAATGTTCTTCTATAACTCGACAAGATATAGTGCAGCGCTAGTGAAGTACAACGGTAAGCTTCTAGGATGGCTACAAATAGAGGGCATAGGAATAGTAAAGGGAGCACCACACAAAGAAGCAGCCAAGAAATTCGTTGAATGGTTCCTCAGCAAGGAAGTACAAGAAGAAATACCATTGAACAACTGGATGTATCCAGCAAACAAGTATGCCAAACTACCAGATGTCTACAAGTATGCTATAGACATGAATCAAGTAGAGGTAGTAAACATTAAGATGCCTAGTAGCGAGATCGCGGAAAACCTCGATACCTGGATAAACGAGTGGGTAGATATAATGAGTAGTTAG
- the mgtE gene encoding magnesium transporter — translation MVNKLSVDGEYQEEIRDIEDIIERIEEFLEEHRVDDVRRIIDEIEPQDLLDILARLDTEKRRKLLSLIPSSYFVQILSRLPDDVLYELILLKGASKLARILSDMHPDEIADVLMRLPSKIRNQILSLLPPWKITEVSELMKYPQESAGGVMTTRVPIFHKDETVGTVLEKYSIKYQLGLYDKLNYVYVVDDEGKLVGWVDIRTLMTKPRDKKIGEIAQEPPATVNVLTDREEAARLVVKYDLTEIPVVDDEGRLVGVITVDDIIDVIVAESTEDLLKFGGLLEAVKGSYLTARAIELARRRATWLIVLYMLESITVSVISRFESVLASVIALSFFIPLLTDTGGNTGSQSATLVIRSLATGEARISDFFRIIVKELSASSILAMIMAPIGFGIAYAISLNLMVALTVALALSVIIVVASMLGVLLPFIAVMFKLDPALISAPLITTVADITGITLYFTIAIYLMGL, via the coding sequence GTGGTAAACAAGCTTAGTGTTGACGGTGAGTACCAGGAGGAGATCAGGGATATTGAGGATATTATTGAGAGAATAGAGGAGTTTCTTGAAGAGCATAGAGTGGATGATGTAAGACGTATTATAGATGAGATAGAGCCCCAAGACCTTCTTGATATTCTCGCGAGGCTTGATACGGAGAAGAGGAGAAAATTATTGTCGTTGATACCGTCTAGTTATTTTGTCCAGATTCTCTCTAGGTTACCTGACGACGTGCTGTATGAGTTAATATTATTGAAGGGTGCTTCTAAGCTAGCAAGAATATTATCTGATATGCATCCCGATGAGATAGCTGACGTGCTTATGAGACTTCCCTCAAAGATCAGGAACCAGATCCTGTCACTTCTACCACCATGGAAAATTACCGAGGTCTCCGAGCTGATGAAGTATCCTCAGGAGAGCGCCGGCGGTGTAATGACTACACGCGTACCTATTTTCCATAAAGACGAGACTGTTGGCACTGTTCTCGAGAAATACTCTATAAAATACCAGCTTGGCCTCTATGATAAACTCAATTATGTCTACGTGGTGGATGATGAGGGCAAGCTTGTAGGCTGGGTTGATATCAGGACCCTTATGACTAAGCCTAGAGACAAGAAAATAGGAGAGATCGCACAGGAACCTCCTGCAACAGTCAACGTACTAACCGATCGTGAGGAGGCTGCTCGTCTCGTAGTAAAGTATGATCTAACAGAGATACCTGTAGTTGATGACGAGGGTAGGCTTGTCGGTGTTATAACTGTTGATGACATCATAGACGTTATTGTGGCGGAGTCTACGGAGGACCTACTGAAGTTCGGTGGTTTACTAGAAGCCGTTAAGGGGAGCTACCTGACTGCAAGAGCAATAGAGCTTGCACGTAGGCGGGCCACATGGCTCATAGTGCTCTATATGCTTGAGTCGATAACAGTGAGCGTGATAAGCCGTTTTGAAAGCGTGTTGGCAAGTGTTATAGCGTTGAGTTTCTTTATACCACTATTAACCGATACCGGGGGCAACACGGGGTCGCAGTCTGCAACACTGGTGATAAGGAGTTTGGCTACAGGCGAGGCTAGGATAAGCGATTTCTTCAGGATAATAGTCAAGGAGCTCTCGGCTTCATCGATACTTGCGATGATTATGGCGCCTATAGGCTTCGGCATAGCCTACGCGATCTCATTGAACCTAATGGTTGCATTGACTGTTGCACTAGCGTTATCCGTGATAATAGTTGTCGCTAGTATGCTTGGCGTATTGCTGCCGTTTATAGCGGTAATGTTTAAACTAGATCCAGCACTTATATCGGCGCCTTTAATAACCACGGTGGCTGATATAACTGGTATAACACTATACTTCACGATCGCTATATATTTAATGGGGCTGTAA
- a CDS encoding iron ABC transporter permease, translated as MHRILKLRAGKTVVLLTITLLIYLPVLYGLKDAFLDDNGFFTLQYIIDTFSRPSIQNSLRFTFIQALLSSVIATILGSTLALSLLLVGFRGARLLRALSIVPFMAPPMVVVTGFTALYGANGLLSSIIPWLRVFGEGFWAIIAAHVFYNIPLSLNFVYASLVSIPREIIDVSTVFSRGNIKILFQRIILPYVLPASASAFTLTFIYCFTSFAIPLSLGGVGYSTLEVYIYYYYKLLFDNHRAAAIALIQYLILFTIVLLFVSMHGRTLAPPTGYRHYRIKLPVWLRRTLLVYMVIVFVYLYMPLFAIPYYALLNPYTKEYSLAGFKRVLSLGYDPGLGVETSIVFLNTGYFALMTGVFALAIASIIVFLGEEFYDVVYISLLAISPITLSLGLVRTYSYYLPNPLLIVFAHTIAALPLVTRVLRIGYSRVAKLLVDAAKVVGEHGLPLYMRVIVPLMKPSYLVALSLALVVSLGEFSATLFISTTSTTTLGIAIYRYRGVRDWQASAAAASLLLAATSVILVLLSRKMERWL; from the coding sequence TTGCATAGGATACTAAAGTTGCGTGCAGGGAAAACAGTAGTATTACTGACGATAACATTACTTATTTATCTACCCGTACTCTATGGTTTAAAAGATGCTTTTTTAGACGACAATGGGTTTTTTACACTACAATATATTATTGATACCTTTTCTCGCCCCAGTATACAGAATTCACTACGTTTCACGTTTATCCAGGCACTACTTAGCTCAGTAATAGCCACAATACTGGGCTCTACTCTAGCATTATCTCTTCTTTTGGTTGGTTTTCGTGGGGCAAGATTGTTGAGAGCATTAAGTATAGTGCCGTTCATGGCTCCTCCAATGGTTGTGGTCACTGGGTTTACGGCACTATATGGAGCCAATGGCTTGCTCTCAAGTATCATTCCATGGCTTCGCGTTTTTGGAGAAGGATTTTGGGCCATAATAGCTGCTCATGTATTCTACAATATTCCTCTATCCCTTAATTTCGTGTATGCATCACTGGTATCCATACCAAGAGAAATAATCGATGTATCAACAGTTTTCTCGAGAGGAAACATAAAGATCTTATTCCAGAGAATAATACTACCCTATGTGCTCCCAGCATCTGCATCGGCCTTCACACTAACATTCATATATTGCTTCACAAGCTTCGCTATACCATTGAGCCTAGGTGGTGTCGGGTACTCAACACTAGAAGTATACATATACTATTACTATAAACTCTTGTTCGACAACCATAGAGCAGCTGCTATAGCACTCATACAATACTTGATCTTGTTCACAATAGTGTTATTGTTTGTGAGTATGCATGGAAGGACATTAGCTCCCCCAACAGGATACAGGCATTACAGAATAAAGTTACCCGTATGGCTTAGGAGAACATTGCTTGTGTACATGGTGATAGTCTTTGTCTACCTTTATATGCCATTGTTTGCCATACCCTATTATGCACTGCTTAATCCTTATACCAAAGAATATAGTCTTGCCGGATTCAAGCGTGTGTTAAGCCTAGGCTACGATCCAGGGCTTGGTGTTGAAACAAGTATTGTCTTCTTGAACACAGGCTACTTTGCCTTGATGACAGGTGTTTTCGCACTAGCTATAGCATCGATAATAGTTTTCCTGGGAGAAGAGTTTTATGATGTAGTCTATATCTCGTTGTTGGCGATAAGCCCTATAACATTATCTCTAGGTCTCGTCAGGACCTACAGCTACTACCTTCCGAATCCTCTACTCATAGTATTCGCGCATACTATAGCAGCGTTGCCTCTGGTTACACGTGTGCTAAGAATAGGATATAGTAGGGTCGCAAAACTTCTTGTTGATGCTGCAAAAGTTGTCGGTGAACACGGGCTACCACTATACATGAGAGTTATAGTACCACTCATGAAACCATCTTACTTGGTAGCATTGTCTCTTGCGCTAGTGGTTAGCCTTGGCGAGTTCAGTGCAACACTATTCATATCAACAACATCTACTACAACACTAGGCATAGCGATCTATAGGTATCGTGGTGTACGAGACTGGCAAGCCTCAGCTGCAGCTGCATCGCTTCTTCTCGCAGCTACATCGGTTATTCTTGTCTTGCTATCAAGAAAAATGGAAAGGTGGCTCTAA